The genomic interval TCATCCGCCTGAGAACAAGTCATAATTGCTGCAAAGATTGATATTGGATTGAATTTGTCATCATAGGTTTTTGAAAACCCGATCACCGGATGCGTATTTTCTGAAAACTTAATGCTATATACCGGATTTGTTCCTTTTGAAAGCAAACTGATTTCAAAACCTGTATTTTTTAACGTTTCTGCTGCCACAGGAAACAAAGCAGTTGCTTCTGTACCTCCTGAATAGCAAAAGACATTTGAGATATCAAAATGGGCAGCTATGGCTTGTGTCCATACCTGTGCCAGATGACTCCTTCGGGAATTGTGCGTACAAATAAAATTTAGTCTTACCTCTTCTTTGTTGTTAACTTTCGATTGAAGGTAGTCAATCAAATGCTGTAAAACTTTTTTTCTGTCTTGCGAAATAGTACTTATATCAATTGAGTCCAAAAACTCTTGAATTTTCGGGAATAACTTATGTTGTTTCATTAATTGTATTCAGTATTATTTAACAATCAACATCGCAATCAGATGGTGTATATTTTTCAAATAAAGTATTAAAAACTTCTTTTACTTCTATCCATTTTTCAGGATTAATGCAGTAATTCACCTTAACCCCTTCTATGTTACCCTGAATAATACCAATGCTTTTTAATTCTTTCAGATGCTGGCTGATGGTAGCCTGTGCTAATCCCAGATCACCGACTAAATGTCCGTTACAACAAGTATTGGACTTCAGCAAATGCTGAATAATGGCAACTCTGGCCGGATGAGCAAAGACCCTGGCAAAAGCAGCAATTTCATTTTGTTTTTGGGTAAATAAATCTGATTTTGTAACGCCCATTTTTAATCTGTTTTAACAATATTATTCATTGAGTAAAATTCCAATAATGCCGGTAGCAGTTGCTCTTCAGCTATATAAGGAATCCCGTAAATTTTTGCAGCCAACTTCTCATCTATTTCATTTACTACTTTCACTTCTGCTAATGCCCTGCTTTTTAATAGAGGATCACTAATATTTTTTTGCATAGAAAGACTTTGATTAATTATCCATGCAAATGGATGTATACCCGCTCGCTTCAAATCGTCCTGCAAAGCTGCTGCTTCGCGCATGGGGGTAGTTTCAGGAAGAGACACTAAAATCACTTTGGAGAGATTAGTATCCTGCAATGACATATAAGGGGTTTTTATTTTAGCAGGATCCATGCCTGTATTACGCATCACTTCTCTGTGATAGCTTCCGGCAGTATCCAGAAGTAACAGAGTGTGTCCGGTTGGAGCGGTATCTATCACTACAAATTTTCGTTTTGCCTGTTGAATTG from Chitinophagaceae bacterium carries:
- a CDS encoding protein-tyrosine-phosphatase, with product MKQHKLFPKIQEFLDSIDISTISQDRKKVLQHLIDYLQSKVNNKEEVRLNFICTHNSRRSHLAQVWTQAIAAHFDISNVFCYSGGTEATALFPVAAETLKNTGFEISLLSKGTNPVYSIKFSENTHPVIGFSKTYDDKFNPISIFAAIMTCSQADDGCPFIAGAEKRIPITYNDPKEFDGTPQQAEKYHERSLQIATEIFYVFSKIIKK
- a CDS encoding ArsR family transcriptional regulator is translated as MGVTKSDLFTQKQNEIAAFARVFAHPARVAIIQHLLKSNTCCNGHLVGDLGLAQATISQHLKELKSIGIIQGNIEGVKVNYCINPEKWIEVKEVFNTLFEKYTPSDCDVDC